The nucleotide window ATACTTTTACTCAGTTTCTTCATGGTTTCCTTGTTTGGGTTGATTTTGAATTATAATGAGCAGTAACTTCATATTACGCTGTAGTTGAAAATCAGAGGTTCTGAAGTGTCACTGTGATAGGAAGATGGGTTTCTACGCTTCCCCTGTGCTGCTCATCTTGTTGGTACTGAGATTTGTTGCTGTACATGTACTAATGGCGACATGCTTTGCTGTTCACTTTATAGGTTTTTCTTAATGATTAATTTTGTTACCTGTTAATAGTTTGAGCTTACTCTAAGCTTCTAGAATCTCGAACCCATATTTCGGAGAAGTATATGGATtattatactccctctgtcccataagtgtagtgtcaaaaaacgtcttacattacattatgggacggagggagtacatactACTATATGTCGAAAATGCATCTTTATGTACAACTGTTGATTCATACATAAGATGGGTTTATATATTCATGGAGAAATCTTACAAGTTACATTCCGTTAGGAGTTAGGACTGCAACACAATACTACGAGTCTTATGAACTCAACAGCTGCCTCACTAGTTGATAGCATGTTCCCATTTCTTACAGTGGTCTCTCTCAAATGATCATTCTGTTTGCAGTTTTTGTGCATTTCACACTCGGGTATAAGCTACTTCTTCTAAAAAGAGTTTCAACAGTCATGCTGGCATATGCTTCTACATGCACATGAGCATCTGGTGGTGCTTTATCTTAGGAGTTAGGACCTAACCATACAGTAGAAGTGATCCTCATTTGCTCTTACACTATTTATTCTTCCTTGTTTAACACTTTTCTCTTGCAACTTCAGACTAGTTTGGGGTTCTATGTGTTCTTTTGAACTGGTTTCAGTTTTTCACGCTTCTTGTTCTGGCATATTTTCAGGTCCAAATTGTTTTAGAGAACTTAGAAACCAAGAAAGTCGTTCTTGTCCATGGGGAAGGATTTGGCGCTTGGTGTTGGTACAAGACCATCTCCCTGTTGGAGGAAGCTGGTCTCGATCCTGTTGCCTTAGACCTCACAGGCTCTGGCATAGACCACACTGATACAAACGGCATAGCTACATTGGAAGAGTACTCCAAGCCACTAATTGATTACCTCAGTAAACTCCCTGAGAACGAGAAGGTGAGTACCACATCTGCTTTTCTTCACACATTCATTAGAAAACAGAACTGGGTATCTGACTGCTGTGTTCATATCAACACCAATGCAGGTAGTTTTGGTCGGTCATAGTTGTGGAGGTGCAAGTGTGTCGTATGCCCTAGAACACTACCCAAATAAGATCTCCAAGGCCGTATTCCTTACCGCCACAATGGTAAAGGATAGCCAGAGACCCTTCGACGtgttctctgaagaggtatgcacTCCTTTGATGTGTCCGTGTGCACTTCTATGTTCTTATTGAGTACTCGCAAACTCATGTGACGTGGTATTTTGCAGCTCGCGTCGGCAGATGTTTTCTTGCAAGAATCACAGTATTTACTTTACGGAAATGGGAAGGACAAGCCTCCAACTGGGCTCAGGTTTGACAAACAGCAGATCAAGGGGTTATATTTCAACCAAAGTCCTTCCAAGGTACATACATTGTACTCTACTACTTTCGTGTTGCCAACTGAGAACTAATGTCACATACATTGCCATGTCAATCTTGTGTTTTTCTGTGGACCAAGTCCAGCTGACAAGTTTGCACGCGACGTTGCAGGATATCGCACTGGCCACTGTGTCCATGCGGCCCATCCCCTTGGCCCCGATCATGGAGAAGCTCTCCCTCACGGCGGAGAACTACGGCAGCGTCCGCCGCTACTTCATTCAGACGCTGGACGACAGGATGCTGTCGCCCGACGTCCAGGAGAAGCTGGTCCGGGAGAGCCCGCCTGACGGCATCTTCAAGATAAAGGGCGGCGACCACTGCCCCTTCTTCTCGAAACCGCAGTCCCTCCACAAGATCCTTCTCGAGATCGTGCAGATCCAAGCGCCGGGGGCGCTGTTCCCGGGCAAAGCAGAAACCctagaagaagaagaggagagcgcCGAGAAATCATCATGACTGTCGGAATGTCATGGGTGTACATGAAACGAGTAGCACATAGGTTGCGGTTTGCAAAAGGAGAATACAGGGAGGGAGAGATTAATTTGGAATGTTCACTCGGTCAGCCAGAGATCAAAATAATGTACTGTAGTTAGCTGAAGAAGTGGGACATCTTTTTCTTTTGTGATGATGAGTATAGCGAGCGTATGGGCCTGTGAGAGATGTTTTGCAAATGTGAATTAAATCTTGAGCCGTCATCAGAAGTTCGAAACATTtcctccacaactcaattggaggctcccaacgacaccatgaagcttcaccacaatggactatggcttcgcggtgacctcaaccgtctaggatgctcaaacacccaagagtaacaagatccgcaagggattagtgggggaatcaaatatctcttgatggaagtgtagatcggggccttctcaaccactcccgagcaaatcaacaagtttggttggctagggagtgagatcgggcgaaaatggagcttggagcaataatggagctttaatggtggaagaggtgagtcaacggggaagaaggggaccccttatatagtgtgtggaaaagatccaactgttacccaccaaccagaccccggccagcggtactaccgcgcctggccagcggtactaccgcaaggccgcgcggtactactgcttgtaaccaagcagtactaccgcacggctgtgtggtactaccgtaccgacccacggtactgccgcGACCTCAGCACAGAACCAATGAACAGACGCACAAAAGCTGGGGGCGGAacttccgcacgcgcggtactacAGCGCCCCCCATGCAGTACTACCGCGAGGCAAAAGTCCTAGCCAGGGGAGAAGggaaacttccgtgcctacttccgcaaagaaacagaagtagcaaaaacccgacacagtagtaccgctgaggggcggtactactgcctgaccgcatagcgcggtactaccgcacggcgaaagcggtactaccgcggtaggtgcggatgtaaaaaattacatccgctcctactaccgcaaaggggcggcactagcctggtgggcagcggtagtgcggctccaggggagcggtactaccgtgggcaccagtggtactaccgcgccacagcgcggtactaccgcggatgcctacggtactaccgttgacccaggagcagtactaccgcaaccaacAACAGCAGCCAGTCAAAGGAGGCAGGAAAAcagaggaagctccaaggaagaaggaggggataagaaggagacgtgtacgtgatgattccacccaaacctttccaatgcggaccccctcttaatagtatggctttcctacgactcaaatccaccaaaaagaaacgtagaaaagacgccgtcttcgtcagtcttcgaggggcacccaatcgtcttgtgcctagcaaagaagtgtctggaatactcatggcacacgattagtccgcaaatgcgttgtcatcaatcaccaaaacacttagggataaatatgtcctcacaatctccccctttttggtggattgatgacaaaacgggatttgcacaaagaaattactattaagtaaatgcaaacccctcctctctataATATAGACGTGCTCCCCCTAAATGTGTGCCACCTAGATGAGTGCTATGGACTGCATGGCAACCGAATACTAGGAACagagctccccctatattatatAGACAAGGCATATCTATCACTAGACAAGATAGTACAAACATAAGATAACTAAGATAGAtggagtgcatatgtcttacaccatatgaaggataggtctcgaaggcacaaactaaacaaaagcaaacgaggcaaacgaggtccaaacgacaaagcaaacaaacacaccaagcacgacacaacgcaaatccctacactctcccCCCTTTGGCATccagacgccaaaaaggcagagaggacacctacacacatggggtggctcaggcagagaagtcggcccactgctcctcgtgctcctcgtaagactcagcggcggggatagtctcctcgaggtcatcctctgaactggtccacttgtatccctgctttgacatccaggcagcctcaggtgtgatgacgtcctcagacccgccagacacatcctctccaaagagcctcataaccttcttgtcacggcggcgactctccttgtcaGCCACGTGAGCCATGTACTGTCCCTTCGCCTGCATGtagaagagagtcttcatcttgtcctttagcttcttggcccatgacggctcagaggaagaagtggtggacctagcaacacggtcctcagcaacattctcagcagcagcagcctccccctcaccagcagccctcctagcagaagaggcctcagcacgggtaatggtgttggcccagttgggcttgacgcgaaggctgatggactcatggcgaatccagtctggagcaaggaactcatcacctgggtacatcttctcccaagtggtggagagcagcagaaacaggtacggtccatagataggtatcttgcgagtgaacaccgcaaaccgaagctcacaccacatgatgtgtgagacatcaagtggctgagtctgagaagaacgtgcctctacacacaagagcaacatgtccactagatatgcatgtaccttgtccttgtcgccaatgcgtgggaacagagtgttgcggaagatgcgatgcatgatatccagaaaggagtttaacacccaagatgacttgccattggggagtaccttctcaacaaggaagggctgaagcaggttcttgttggcagactcagagttggcatgggggcgaacgccaacgggggtgtgaagcccgtcatcaggaatgtgcagtagatccatgaactctttccatgtagcagacagctgacggccattggtcatccaagtcatcctccgctcctccccgggatgaaagaacactgaggcaaagaactgacagatgagctcagggtcatagtcaaggtgaaaagagatcaccggctcaatagcaaactgctccaccaagtccagagcctctccaaaatagtcacgaaacttgtccttccgcaggtgatgcatgtctatccacttgacatccacgtaggtattctgcttgttcttgatcacatccagatagatgagagcctgttgcttggtccagaacaacttggtgcctctgaggatagcccgaggattcacatagggattgatcTTCTGGCGCTCGACATACTCAGTGATtgaaatctcgtccatgcccttagcaggttccttttgcttgctggcagtggtcttgacattgcgcttgggggcattggagccctctggggcttcatcttgggggttgcgcaaacgcttggagccagtgtcacgactgggattggaacggcgagagccaccacctaagacacagaacgcaaaaacacccacaacagccaagagagattaatgcaaagaccacaacaaaggAAGTGAAACAAGCAGAAAGCACACATGATAAATGCCTAGAGAGAGATTTGATCACTACGGTAGTACTGCCAAGTGCTGCGGAGCTAAGATAGTAGTATGGCTCTTAGACGCGGTAGTACCATGCAAGATCACGGTAGTACCGGGTGTAGGAGCGGTAGTACGACCTTAGCGCCGCGgctggcgcggtagtaccgcgtctgcagagcggtagtaccgcacggtacggtagtaccgcacctgacgggcggtagtaccgcatatTGGGCACAgtagtaccgcaccgcgtcagatttgaacaggttcaaatctgaaaaagcccgcgaaaccacggcggtactacggttggacaaagctaccacaagacagcatatcaagtatgtttcctacgcatcacgactctcctacatcctactcttgcatagatttggcctaaaatctcaagaacgacaagtttctccccaaaaacctagaagcaagagaacatccaagaaaaagagggatttggggaaaaaccttggtccatggcaagaggaagtggtggggaacgatcccaccggtcgaaatccgaggagagtggccggagacggagatccggcgagggcctccggcgccgttcttgagagagagagacgtggagagagagacaaatggatgggtatggggagttggaactcccctgcccgagtcataacccccacgcGCCCTTGACGGCGTGGTAGTACCGTGCCcagacacggtagtaccgccTGGCACGGTGCTTCCGAAGTACCGCACcagagcggtagtaccatgctgtggcgcggtagtaccgtgcctcccaaagcggtagtaccgcgcccagacgcggtagtaccgtgggctcaAGAAGATGCACGTTTCGAGCTCACGAAAAACTGGATCTTTGCACAAAACACTCCGAGCcaacacgacaccacaagaccacgcaacacacaaaaccagaaaggcacacgacaaacgaaccaaccacgagacaccacctctccaaaagagagggcggtggccgtagccacctatgtttgagtcaattggtatggcaccgtgaagaattatccttgggtccatgaccaaaactcgtctttgaagcacaagtaccatcaaacatggctaatgtgaaagacttgattgatttatgcataatggggggagggagagttcattgagagaacatcactccccctatgtccatgcctacatctaaataggacaacacgttgagtatggtggggtgtgcaagggttcaagcaacattgctcgaatcgatgatatttagctcgtgccttaactcgcgaaatcttgcttcatccaagggcttcgtgaagatatctgcaaggttatcatgagtgttgacgtagttgagctcgatctctcctcgcctaatgtgatcccggatgaagtgataccggatctcaatatgcttcgtcttgaagtgttgcactgggttgagagagatcttgatggcactttcattttcagaccaaagaggcactttgtcacaagtgacaccgtaatcctttaaagtttgcctcatccataggagttgagcacaacaactaccggcggcaacatactccgcctcagtggacgagagagacacagaactttgctttttggaagaccaacttaccaaagagcaaccaaggaattggcaccctccggaagtggacttcctatccactttgtctcccgcccaatcggaatccgagtaccctacaagcttgaagtttgatcctcttgggtaccataagccaaagtttggggtatgagccaaatatcgaaagattcgtttgaccgccacatagtgactttccttaggtgcggcttgaaaccatgcacaaattcccacactcaacatgatgtccggtccagatgcacaaaggtaaagcaaggatccaatcatggagcgatataccttttgatccaccactttaccattgggatctaagtcaagttggcacttggtgggcattggagtggaagccggcttgacgtcacttagcttgaatctcttgagcatgtcttgagtgtatttggattgattgatgaaggttccttctcttctttgcttcacttcaaaccctagaaagaacttcaactctcccatggaggacatctcgaactttgaggtcatgagagcggcaaattcctcattgaaagctttgttaggagaaccaaagataatatcatcaacatataattggcacacaaacaaatcccctttgaccttcttagtaaaaagagtggggtcgattagcccaacttcaaaaccacggtcttgtaacaacttggtaaggtggtcataccacgcacgtggggcttgtttaaggccatagagtgccttatcgagttgatacacatgatcgggaaagtagggatcctcgaacccggggggttgcttgacgtaaaccaattcattaataggaccattaagaaaagcactcttcacatccatttgttgtaacttaaagttgtgatgagaagcatatgcaatcaacatgcgaatggattcaagacgagcaacgggagaaaaggtttcaccatagtcgataccctcgacttgggagtagccttgtgctaccagacgagccttgttgcgaatgataatcccatgggcatcttgcttgttcttaaatatccacttggttcctatgacattgtgattcccggttggtcttggcaccaatctccacactttgttgcactcgaagttgttgagttcttcatgcatggcattgagccaatccggatcttctagcgcctcatagaccttgtggggttccacacaagagacaaacgcgtgatgctcacaataatttgctaattgtctacgagtgcttaccccctttcttaagcttccaagcacattcgtcatgaggtgatccttggtggagagcttggacgcaaccttggcggcacgacgctctaattcctcctcggtggtgagttgaggagcggttacttgatcatcttgagcaccgtcatgaacttgttcttgatcttgaacttgctcgagggagagaacttgaccttgggcatcacttggtgtgtccacactgtct belongs to Triticum urartu cultivar G1812 chromosome 7, Tu2.1, whole genome shotgun sequence and includes:
- the LOC125520003 gene encoding putative methylesterase 14, chloroplastic → MGNAFACMPRKEHRGAAAVSRSKRMGSARPPRGGAAKLTPAEEELLHRQALAMAIHQHLDAGGSMSRRIDAGGGSMSRRIGPGSTSSRRHGNLPDSVTNAKAVQIVLENLETKKVVLVHGEGFGAWCWYKTISLLEEAGLDPVALDLTGSGIDHTDTNGIATLEEYSKPLIDYLSKLPENEKVVLVGHSCGGASVSYALEHYPNKISKAVFLTATMVKDSQRPFDVFSEELASADVFLQESQYLLYGNGKDKPPTGLRFDKQQIKGLYFNQSPSKDIALATVSMRPIPLAPIMEKLSLTAENYGSVRRYFIQTLDDRMLSPDVQEKLVRESPPDGIFKIKGGDHCPFFSKPQSLHKILLEIVQIQAPGALFPGKAETLEEEEESAEKSS